Sequence from the Deltaproteobacteria bacterium IMCC39524 genome:
CTGGCCGCGCCGCATAATAACCAACTCTGCCGATTCTTCACCCGGTTTATCCGAGCGCAAGAGCTTCACCAGAGGTTGATAATCTCTTCCCAGGCTCATCTCAGCGTATGTGCGTGGCAAAATCGCCAGATCGACCATTCGATAACGCATGAACCATTCCGCGAAGGTTTCTATGCTTGCGAATTCTCGGATCGTTACGGAAACAGGTAGCGCTTGTTCGAGGTAAGTCGCTAATTGCTGAGCTTGCTCTGTCGTGCGCAACAAACCCCTGGGGTCTGGAATGACACCGAGAACCAGCGTTTTAAGCGGCGGTTCGTCACTGGCCAAGAGATCACGGTAAAGCCCCTCGTCTTGTGGAGTCCACGCACGGCCCGTGCTTAAAGGAGGAACATGCTCCAGTTCATTTTGAACCTCGATGACTTCGTCGACGGGCAGAGGCTCCTGCTCGGCAGCAGAGGGGCTTTTTTCAACCACTGACGGAGGCTGCGAGACAATCTGCTGAGTTGTTTCAGCGGTAGAGACGCCCGGCTCACGCAGAACTTCGGCGACACGTTGCAACCATGCGCCACTGATTCCCTGCCGTGAAACCAGGCGCAGGTCACTCTCTGGATGAAGTTTCCCAACCGACAGGAAACGCCCGGGGTTGGCTTCAACATCCTTTGAGGAGAGCAAAGCCAGATCGAGCATGGCAAACCGATCGATCCAGTTGATCAAGGTCGAAGAGTCCGCGAGTTCCTTAACGACAACCTCTTCCTGAAGGTTCTCAGTGAGGAGCTCCGCTAACGCATTCGCTTGTTCCAGGGAAACCTCTCCAGAAGAGTCATGCGTTCCAGGCACAATACCGAGCGTCAGCCGTGCTTCAGCCGGGCCGCTGACCAGCAGGCATAGCAGCAGGAGGAGTATGGCAAAAAAGTGTTTGTTCATGGTAGGTTTCAGCATCCTAATCACTCTTAACCTGACTGTCAATCTTGTTGCATAACCATGTACTCTCGAGAGAGACAAGAAAGGCCTTCCAGAGTTTCCGGAAGACCTTTCTTGTTACATTGGCACGTTCTACAGCTTATGCGACCAGGGCACCGCCACAGGAGGAACCACCGCCGGCGGTGCAACCGAAACAATGCTCTCCGGTTACGATGGTGCGGCCCTGCAACTGTTCGGGGTCAAGGTCGTCGATGTGCTTCGGCAAACCCTCGTCGAGAGAAAGCCCCAGGGCGCTGTTGAAGTCACAATCGGAAAGGAAGCCATTCCATGCGACACAGATCTGATGACGGCACATCAACCCCTCCAGGGTTGCCTGGTTAAAGTTGTCCTCAAGCAGCGACCTGTAACTTTCTGCTTCACCATCACGCTGCAGATCGTTCAGGAAGCGTCCCATCGGCATATTGGTAATGGTCAGAAGGCTGCTGAACGCCACCTCGAAACGATCCTTGAGCTCTTTGCGGTAAGTCTCTTCCAAAGTGGCCTGATCCGGTGGAAGGAAAGCGCCACCGGGGTTATAAACAAGGTTCAACGGCAACTCCGGTTGACGCCCATAACCGAGAGAATTCAGACGGCGTAGAGCTGCGACACTCCGTTTATAGACACCGCCCCCTCTCTGCTTGTCGACATTATCGTCTAGATAGCAGGGCAGAGAAGCCACCAGGTGAACACCCTGGTTGGCCAGAAATTCTGGTGTATCAGCCTGTCCGGCTTCAAAGAAAACAGTCAGGTTGGTGCGTACCAGCACCTGGTGGCCACTGTCTCTGAGAGCGGAGACAAAATCTTTAAAGAAGGGATTAAGCTCAGGGGCTCCCCCGGTGAGATCAATCCGCGCTTTCGGCAGTGCTTTCGCCAGATGTAACACGCTTTGCATCGTCTCCCAGGTCATAACCTCGGGACGTTTTGGGTTCGCTTCGACATGACAATGACGGCAACTCAAATTACAGAGCAAGCCAAGATTGACCTGAATCGTCTGCACGTCTTCACTCTTCAGGTCCTCGCCAATGGTCTGGCAAACGGCCTGACTAAAGTTATTCATAAGGTCTCCAACAGTTAAAAGTTTACCCGTTAATTATATACACGATTGGCATGTCATGGGAAGAGAGTGCCCGACCACACTGGGAAGTATGGCCGGGCACCACGAGCTAAAGAGCGAAGGGGGAGGACCTTCTCTCAATCCTGAGAGCGCTTATCCAGTAGTTTTTCACCGACGGCCGATTGCACAACTTCCTTAAGAGCAGCAACAACGCGCTGGTCGTAAGTATCTTCTCCAGCCTTGATAATCTCGAGCGTTTCATCGGCTGAACGAGCCGCGCGGTAAGCGCGGGGCCCAACCATGGCACAAAAGCTATTCACAACTGCAAGAATCCGCGCAGGTAAGCCTATTTCATCGCCCTTCAAGCCGTTCGGATACCCCTTGCCATTGAGGGTTTCATTCATCTGGTAAACGGCATCGAAGACAGGTAAGCCGAAATCGATATCCTGTAAAACTTTGGCGGCATGCTCAGTGTGCTGCTCCAGCTCAAATTTTTCTTCAGCGCTAAGGGCCTCTGCCTTGAAGAGCAGGTCACGGTCCACAAACAGCTTGCCGACCTGGGAGAGGTTGGCTGCCGTATCAACCGTAGCAATATCAACATCGCTGGCATTCATGGCCTTGGCGACCTCAATGCTGAGACGTCTCATCAAACGGGAATGGCCGGCCAGGTAGGGGTCGGTCAATTCTATGGCCCGCACCAGAGCTTCTACGGTTTTCGCTGTCGCTTGCTCCTGCCGCCTCTGCACCTCGACAATTTCCGTGACATCACGAATAACCGAGACGACTCCGGAAGGTCTGCCGTCAGCATCCTTGAGTGCGGAATTTGAGATCTGCAGGTGGTGGAGCTTCGATTGCAGGTAAACCTGTTCGTTCAATGTGACCGTTTCAGAACTGGCAAGAACCTTTTGGTCGGAATTTTCCAGTCGTCGGGCCGTGTCATAACCGAAGACGGCTTCACTATCCAGGCCGATCATATCTTTTGGGTTGCGGCCGACTGCGTCGGCAAAAGCAGGGTTAACGTAGAGATAATGTCCCTGCAGATCCTTGAGGACAATATACTCAGAGATTGTGTTATTGATCCGATCCAGAAGCTGGCGCTGTTTTTCAATCTCCCCGGCCAGACTTTCGAAATGCCTGGCGGCTTTGCGCTCCTGATTACTGATCAACAGAGCCCACACAGCACCAAAAGTAACGGCAAAGGAGATGATCAAGAGCGCGGCGACACTCAACAGGGCCTTCTGTTGCCCGCGTAAGGCTTCGCGCGCCACATCATAATCAGCTTCGACCAAAATCCACATATCCGCGCCCGCAATCGGCAGGCCCAGCGAGTAAGCTCGAGTCCCACCGACCAGAGAAGAACGGACAGCAAAGGGCAGCGTCTCTGCCTGGTCAAGGGCCAAAGGCGTGGCGATACTCTGCAATTTACCGGGAAGCCAGGGCACAATCTCTTCGTAACCGTCAGCAACCGCCTGCAGCAGGCGGGCCCTCTCACCCTTCTCCAGCAAGCTGCTGGTCTGCATCTCGTTGATCCGCTCGCCGACGATCTTGGTCAGCATCAGAACCGCAACAGGACTCGGATCAAGACCACTCGCATCAGGAGGGAAAATGGGCAGGAAAGCCTCCAGGACCAACCCGACAGGTGTATTTCGAATTGGCGCAAACTTGACTTTCTGGCTCTTTAAAACTTCATTGACGAAACCCATCTGATCAAATCGCAGGGGCGTGGTGGTGGCATCGGTCGCTATATAGACGGTGCCTCCCCGGTTCACGACCCGTCCTCCCGTATAACCTGTAATACGGGTAAATTCGATCAGCAGGCTCTGCATCATCGGTAACTGGGCAGAGAGTTGTGCCAGGCCTTCATCGCTGGCATCTTGACCCGGCAGTGGCCCTGACACCAGCCTCGAGACATCATCTTCAACCAGATGGACCTCGGCGGCATACAACTTAAAAAGCTCCGAGTTGATCACCCGGTTGGCCTGCGCCACGGCATTCTCCAGCAAAGCCTCTGTCAACTGCACTTGCGAAGACGCCATCAATTGCAGCCGCTTTTGCAGATTCACCTCGAACTCCCGCTCTCGCAGCTGAATCCCCCATGCCACCCAGACAATGGCGGCAATCATGACCAGGATAATGATGCCAAGACCGAACCAGAACACCTTTTTCCTTGACGCTGCCGGGTACTCCCGGATCGTTGTCGAAGAGGAAATCGTCAGTTTCGTATCCTTTGCGTGCATTGCTTGCTTCTCCTTAGCTTAGGTCAGGCAACAAGCCTAACGTAACGCGCCTGGCGATACATGGGCCCAGCGGTAAAACTCGTTAACAGAATATTGCGGGACATAGTGCTCGTACTTGAGGTGCGAGAGCACCAGATCGGACACATTGTCCAGAATGTATGAGTCCTCATCTATCTTCACTGCCAATACCGCATGGGAGATGTTACGAATCGTGTCTTTCAAAAGAACGATGCGCATGTCATCAACGGAGAACCCGAGCTTACGCAGGGCATAATACTTGGTAATACTGTAATCCTCACAGTCCCCGGAGAGTTTGAGAAACTCACCTGGTGTCGCCCAGTAATCACTGACTCCGTAAATATCGATATCAAGCCCGTATGGCCAACGGTTGAAATACGTGTTGACCGACTTGAGTTGTGCCATGGGGGCAAGACCCTGTCCCTGCTTGATAATCTTCTGCCAACTTAATGCCGCTGAAGAACAGACCTCTGCGCTTGCATTGCAAGCATAAAAGGTGTCGGTCTGTTTTTCTGCCGAGGCCATGACCCGCGTCCAGTTAGGCAGGGCTTTCAAGGTGCTGCGAAACTCATGGCTGCGGAACAGGCCTTTGCCGGGCTTGATCGCCGGGGCAACGCCATCTGTAGGCTTTGCCGAAGCCTTGGACCCGCAGCCCCAAAGTCCTACCAGGAGGCTTATGGCCAGAATGAAAAGAAAGCAGCGAAGTTTCGGCATATTCAAAGTTCCGGCTAACGTTCCCGCAGAGCGTTCTGCTTGGCGCGCAAAATTGGTTTCAGAAGGTAAGCCAGAACAGACTTTTTGCCGGTGAGGATATCAATACTGGCTGTCATTCCCGGCATAATGGGCAATTCTTCACCCCGATAAGCAATGGCATTTTTCTGGGTCCTTAATTTTACCTTGTAAAAGCTCTCGCCATCATCATCCTCGATGGTGTCGGCGCTGATCGCCTCCAGGACGCCATCCAGACCACCGAAGATGGAAAAATCATAAGCGGTAATCTTGATCATGGCCTTCTGCCCAGGATGCAGGAACGCGATATCAGCTGGACGAATACGGGCCTCGATCAGCAAGGTGTCATCAAGAGGCACGATCTCCAGGATCGATTCGCCGGGGCGAACCACGCCGCCGATCGTGTTCAGATTGATCTGCTTGATCGTGCCGCGGACAGGAGAGCGGATGTCGGTACGTGTGACACGGTCTTCTCCCGCCGACATGATCTGTTGCAGAGATTTCAATTCGCCACGACGACTGTTCATTTCATCAAGGGCGATAGCTTTGAACTCGGCACGCCTCTGTTCGATACGGCGGCTCGCCTCGTTGGCCGCTTGCTGGATGCGCGGAATCGCCAGGCGCAAGGCGTCAATGTCCCCTTGTAGCGACGAGATCTCACGCTCCAGGGCCAGATAATCTACGCGCGGATAGACACCCTGGTCAACCAGCGGCTTGGCAATATTACGCTGCTGTTTTGCCAGGCCAAGGCCTTGTTCTAGCTGTGCTTTACGGCTCTGCATTTCCTTTATTTCCTGCTGCTTCTGGCTGTGCTGAGAACGCAGAACGTTAAGCTCCGCCTGCAACTGATCTTGCCGTGCCTGGAAAATCGCCTTCTGGTCATTCAGAACTTGCGGGTCCGCTTCATTAAAGCTTTCGGGGAAGACGAGTTTTGATTTCCCTTCTATCTCCGTGTTCAAACGCAGAATGGCCGCTTCATGCTCGGCCGCCTTGGTAAAGGCGTCCCGATACTGGCTTGCCGCCAGTTCGTTATCGATACGAATCAGGATATCGCCTTTATTGACGATCTGATTTTCCTGAACTGAGATTTCCTGGAGAATCCCGCCCTCCAGATTCTGTATCATCTGCACCTTCTGAGAAGGGATCACCGAGCCCATGCCGCGGGTCACCTCGTCCAAAACCGTAAAATGTGCCCACACGACAAAAGTAACCATCAACAGGCCGATCACCAGGGTAAGAACAAAGGCAATCGAGCTACCCTTACGATGAATGGCCGCATCGACTTCGCTCATGAAATGCAGGTCCTCTTCCTCGCTGAACGCGCTCAACAAACCCTGCCGTTCCCGACGATCAAATGCGTCTTTTATTTCTCTAGGTTTCGACATAATGGCAGACTCTTATCGTTTCTTGGCGCCGATTGCGCCGCTTTTGAGAGCTTTCAGGACATCCGCTTTAGGACCGTCGGCGACAACCTTGCCAGCTTCCATAATAACCACGCGTTCAACCAGTTCCAGCAAGCTGGTGCGGTGCGTGAATAACAATAGAGTTTTGTCTGCCAGGCTTTCTTTCATCCTCTGTCGCAACAGAAGCTCGGCGTTGTTGTCCATGGCGCTGGTCGGTTCATCAAAAATCAGGATATCAGGATCAAGAAGCAGAGCCCTGGCAATAGTCACCGCCTGACGCTGACCTCCGGAGAGGTTCATGCCGCGCTCACCGACCTGCCAGTCAAAACCGGCAGGATGGCCTTTAACAAAATCAGTCACCCCCGCCAGGTTGGCAGCGCTCAGAATCGCCGGGCCGTCAACATAAGGAGCACCGAAGGCGATATTGTCACGGATACTGCCGTAGAAGAGATAGTTGTCCTGGCTTACGTAGCCGATATGACTGCGTAAATCAGCGACGTGCAGTTGTCGAAGGTCAATGCCGTCGAGTTTTACGGCACCTTTCTGCGGTTCATAGAGGCCCATGCATAGTCTTCCCAAGGTACTCTTCCCCGAGCCGGTTCGGCCAAGGACCGCGACCTTCTCACCCGGTTTGATATGCAGCGAGACACCATCAAGTGCCGGCGTTTGGCTGTTCGGGTACTGGAAATGCACATTTTCAAAACTCATAGAAGGCTGCAGGTTTTTCGCCTGGATAAACTCGTTATCAAGAGGCCTCTCGTTCGGCTGTTTCATCAGGAGATCGAGTGATTTCAGCGCCATACGTGATTGCTGTAATCGTGTCAGCATGGCAGCCACGGCACCGAGCGGAGCCATCGCTCGACCCACCAGGATGTTACAGGCAATCAGGCCACCCAGAGTCAACTCCCCTTCGGAGATCAGGTAAACACCACCAATGATAATCGCTACGCTCACCAGTTGTGCAGACCATTGCGAAAAGGAGATTGAAAAGTTGGAGAGCGCACGAGCCCTGCTGGTTGATTTTGCGTTCAGGCCGATCACTTCTTCCCAGCGCTTTTGGATCTGGCCTTCGGCCATGCTCGTCTTGATCGTCTCCAGGCCGGTGATCGCTTCGACCAGCAAGGCATTTTTCTGGGCACCCTCGCGGAAGCTTTTTTCGATAATGCGCTGAAACGGCAGTTGCAGAAAATACCCGACCAGAACCACCACCGGGACAGCTACAAGTGGTGCATAGGCGAGTGGTCCGGCGATATAAGAGATCAGGCCGACAAAGAGGAAGATGAAAGGCATATCGACCAGGGCCATCAGGGTCGTTGAGCTGAAAAACTCCCGCAGAGACTCGAACTCACGCAGGTTGTTCGCCAAAGTCCCGGCTGATTCAGGCTTATGATCAAAGCGCATCGCCGTCATCTGCTGCATCAGCTTGCTGGCAATAATAACGTCGGCGTTCTTACCGGCAACATCAGCGAAATAACCCCGCAGGTTGCGAAGCAGGAAATCAAACAGGTAGGCGATAAAAACCCCGATGGCCAGTGCCCAGAGCGTGTCGAAGGCGCTGTTTGGCACAACCCGATCATAGACGTTCATGATGAATAAGGGGCTGGCCAGGGCCAGGATATTCACCATCACTGTCGCCAGCAGCACATGCTTGTAGATCGGGAAAAACTTGAAGATGGTCCCCCAGAACCATTCCCGGGTGTCAACCAGCCTGAGGTCGCTGGCCCTTTGATCAAGCTTGCCTTCCGGACTCGCAAGCAGGACATAGCCTGAATACTGTGGCTGAAGTTGCTCCAGAGAGAGCCGTTTGCTGGTACCCCCACCCTGAGGGAAGATCACCTCGGCATGGGCCTCTTCCAGGGCGCTGAGGATACACGCTTGATCATTCTGCAGCACCAGGATGCAGGGCATGATCAGGGAGGAAATATCCTGGATCCGTGGCTTGTGGAAGGTGCGGACGATCAGGCCGGCCTGTTCTGCCGCCCTGATACAAACAGCAAGTGGTGGCCGCTCCCGGCCCTGCGGCATACCCGCTTTAAGGGCAACGGTGGAAACCGGCCTGCCGAGGAGTCCGGCAACCAGGGAGAGACAACGCAAAACCGGAGGTTCATAGTCAACCAATCCCGGTGACACAAAGTCGCTGGAACGGCGCCTTGGCTGCGGTTTCCGGGGAGTTTCCTTTGGGGTGTTTTGTTTCTCAACAGTTTCTTGCGCTATTTCCGGCTGTTTTTTTTCTTCTGGCATGGTCCCTCGTCAGGGTCAAACAAATGATTTCACGGGCTTGGGCTCCCCCATCTTACAAAACAACTGGAGCGATCGTTTAAAAGCAATAATTCAAGCAATTTACATGCTCGATTATAGCATTTATTCGGACGAATGCGATATACTAACCTAAACCTTTAAGCATTAACCCTTTTTCAACCAGACTAAAGGATCAGAAATATACCGGCTGACGCTTGGCAAGTCATGAATCTTTGGTATACCTATAGACACCCTAAAAGGTTTCGCAATACTCGTAATATTAAGCATTTCTGGATACGAACAGATAAGCAACACGGACATGAAGTGAGGAGGCGTAGATAATGATGAAAAAGATATTCGTGACGGGGCTGTTTTCAAGCATGGTCCTTTCTCTTGTTGTCCTTACAGGCACCACCGCTTTGGCACAAGACACGACTGTAAAGTTGGCAGACACAGTGACAACGGCTCTTGAGTACAGCCCGCGACTGCAAGTCCTGGAAGCCAACCAGGAAGCCATCGGCTATGAGCGTGATCGAGCTCAGGGCGGCTACTATCCACAGGTTGACGTCGCCTTCGGTTACGGTATTGAAGCACACAGCGACACTCTCACCCGAGCTCAGGGCAATGAGCATAATTTCTACGATCGTCTTGAAGGATCAATTCGTCTTTCACAACTGCTCTACGACGGTAAGGAAACCAGGAGCCTTGTTGAAATAGAAGAGGCCAAGCTGGTCTCTGCCGGTTATCGGACTTTTGACAATGCCGAGGCGATTGCACTCGATGCGATTATCGCTCACATGGAAGTCTTCCGTCAGCGTGAGCTGGTCGGGTTGGCAGAAAAGAATGTTAATGACCATCTCGAAATTCTCGACAAGCTTGAAGAACGCCAGGAAGCCGGTGCCGGAAGCATCGCTGACGTAGACCAGACCAAGGCTCGCCTCGCCCGGGCTTATGCCTCTCTGGCCGAGACCCAGGCGGGTCTCAAGTCAGCCGAGGCGAATTACCAGCGCTTTGTTGGCAAGCTGGCCGGTGAGATTGAATTTTTCGTTGTTCCACCCGGAATCGTTCCCGGGTCATTGGATGAAGCCGTGCAACAGACCGCAGAGCGCAATCCAAAAACCTTGGCACTCGATGCCAATATTGACGAAGCAGACCGCCGGATCGAATTGAGCAAATCAAACTTTTTGCCAAAAGTTCATGCGGAATTAAGTTCAAGTTACGAAGACCAGGTTGAAAGCTCTGATACCTATGAGCACAACAATCAGGCGATGATGCGCCTGCGCTGGAACATTTTTAGCGGTCACTCGGATGTTGCCGACCGTAAAGCCGCTATGGCGCGCAAGCTGCAGGCAGCAGCCCAACGTGACGACCAACGTGACATGGTCATTGAGGAGACCCGCACGACTTGGGCGGAGCTGGAATCAGCACGCAAGCAGGTTGTTTCGTTCGGCGACGCGCTGAACTACAATCAGAAGACTCTCGATTCTTATTTGAAGCAGTTTAACGTTGGTCAACGCACACTGCTTGACGTGCTTGATGCCCACAATGAAAAGTTCCAGTCTGCCGGCTTGATGATAACGGCAAAAACCAACGAAGTGATTGCGGCCGAGAGGCTCCTTGCCCTGACAGGCAAGTTGAATGAAAGCCTGCAGATCGACCCGCAGCTTTACGCCGCAGCCAACAAAACCGACTGAATCTTCTTAAAACAGTCTCGTTAGCATAAAAAAAGCCCGTATGCATGATGCATACGGGCTTTTTTGTTGATTGAAAATCTCTTAACCGCCGCCGCCACCTTTTTTGAGCTCCAGCAGGATCAGCTTGGCAACTTCTTTGAGGGTTTCGAAGACCCCTTCACCGGTTTGTGCACACGCGGGGAACTCGGGGACGTCATCGGGATTGAGCAGTTCGCGCAGTTCCTCGAGAGGAGTACAGTTTGGCAGGTCCTGCTTGTTGTACTGGATGACGAAAGGCAGCTTCTCCAGTTCGTATCCCTGCTCTTCAAGGTTGACCCTGAGGTTGTCCATGCTTTCGATGTTAGCATCGAAACGTTCTTCCTGGGAGTCAGCAACAAAGACAACGCCGTCAACACCTTTGAGAATCAACTTTCGCGAGGCATCATAAAAGACCTGGCCGGGAACCGTATAGAGGTGAAAGCGGGTTTTAAAGCCGCGAATTTCTCCAAGAGCCAGGGGTAAAAAATCGAAGAAAAGAGTCCGCTCGGTTTCTGTCGCCAAGGAGATCATCTTGCCTTTGGCGTCGGGGGCCGTCTTCTGGTAAACAAACTGCAAGTTGGTCGTTTTGCCGCATAGGCCCGGGCCATAATAAACAATTTTGCAATTAATCTCGCGGGAGGCGTAGTTGATGAAAGACATGTTCCGGTATCCTTAGCTGAACAGGTTATCTATGTCGTCGTCAGTGATTTCGGCGAACGGACTGTCAGCATTGCCGGCCTTCTCAACTTCTGCAGCCTTGACAGCAAGGTCTTCAAAAATACCGGCCAATTCGTCACTTGCTTTTTTGACGCGCAGTCTGACAAGTCCAAGAGAGCTGCGATGGTCGAAAATAACCACCAGGATAACCCGCTGAGCAATGATAGAAATGTGAATGTTGTCTTTTTCCCCTTCGTGGAA
This genomic interval carries:
- the arsS gene encoding arsenosugar biosynthesis radical SAM protein ArsS (Some members of this family are selenoproteins.), translated to MNNFSQAVCQTIGEDLKSEDVQTIQVNLGLLCNLSCRHCHVEANPKRPEVMTWETMQSVLHLAKALPKARIDLTGGAPELNPFFKDFVSALRDSGHQVLVRTNLTVFFEAGQADTPEFLANQGVHLVASLPCYLDDNVDKQRGGGVYKRSVAALRRLNSLGYGRQPELPLNLVYNPGGAFLPPDQATLEETYRKELKDRFEVAFSSLLTITNMPMGRFLNDLQRDGEAESYRSLLEDNFNQATLEGLMCRHQICVAWNGFLSDCDFNSALGLSLDEGLPKHIDDLDPEQLQGRTIVTGEHCFGCTAGGGSSCGGALVA
- a CDS encoding transglutaminase-like cysteine peptidase; protein product: MPKLRCFLFILAISLLVGLWGCGSKASAKPTDGVAPAIKPGKGLFRSHEFRSTLKALPNWTRVMASAEKQTDTFYACNASAEVCSSAALSWQKIIKQGQGLAPMAQLKSVNTYFNRWPYGLDIDIYGVSDYWATPGEFLKLSGDCEDYSITKYYALRKLGFSVDDMRIVLLKDTIRNISHAVLAVKIDEDSYILDNVSDLVLSHLKYEHYVPQYSVNEFYRWAHVSPGALR
- a CDS encoding TolC family outer membrane protein; this translates as MMKKIFVTGLFSSMVLSLVVLTGTTALAQDTTVKLADTVTTALEYSPRLQVLEANQEAIGYERDRAQGGYYPQVDVAFGYGIEAHSDTLTRAQGNEHNFYDRLEGSIRLSQLLYDGKETRSLVEIEEAKLVSAGYRTFDNAEAIALDAIIAHMEVFRQRELVGLAEKNVNDHLEILDKLEERQEAGAGSIADVDQTKARLARAYASLAETQAGLKSAEANYQRFVGKLAGEIEFFVVPPGIVPGSLDEAVQQTAERNPKTLALDANIDEADRRIELSKSNFLPKVHAELSSSYEDQVESSDTYEHNNQAMMRLRWNIFSGHSDVADRKAAMARKLQAAAQRDDQRDMVIEETRTTWAELESARKQVVSFGDALNYNQKTLDSYLKQFNVGQRTLLDVLDAHNEKFQSAGLMITAKTNEVIAAERLLALTGKLNESLQIDPQLYAAANKTD
- a CDS encoding ADP-ribosylation factor-like protein; translation: MSFINYASREINCKIVYYGPGLCGKTTNLQFVYQKTAPDAKGKMISLATETERTLFFDFLPLALGEIRGFKTRFHLYTVPGQVFYDASRKLILKGVDGVVFVADSQEERFDANIESMDNLRVNLEEQGYELEKLPFVIQYNKQDLPNCTPLEELRELLNPDDVPEFPACAQTGEGVFETLKEVAKLILLELKKGGGGG
- a CDS encoding HD domain-containing phosphohydrolase, translating into MHAKDTKLTISSSTTIREYPAASRKKVFWFGLGIIILVMIAAIVWVAWGIQLREREFEVNLQKRLQLMASSQVQLTEALLENAVAQANRVINSELFKLYAAEVHLVEDDVSRLVSGPLPGQDASDEGLAQLSAQLPMMQSLLIEFTRITGYTGGRVVNRGGTVYIATDATTTPLRFDQMGFVNEVLKSQKVKFAPIRNTPVGLVLEAFLPIFPPDASGLDPSPVAVLMLTKIVGERINEMQTSSLLEKGERARLLQAVADGYEEIVPWLPGKLQSIATPLALDQAETLPFAVRSSLVGGTRAYSLGLPIAGADMWILVEADYDVAREALRGQQKALLSVAALLIISFAVTFGAVWALLISNQERKAARHFESLAGEIEKQRQLLDRINNTISEYIVLKDLQGHYLYVNPAFADAVGRNPKDMIGLDSEAVFGYDTARRLENSDQKVLASSETVTLNEQVYLQSKLHHLQISNSALKDADGRPSGVVSVIRDVTEIVEVQRRQEQATAKTVEALVRAIELTDPYLAGHSRLMRRLSIEVAKAMNASDVDIATVDTAANLSQVGKLFVDRDLLFKAEALSAEEKFELEQHTEHAAKVLQDIDFGLPVFDAVYQMNETLNGKGYPNGLKGDEIGLPARILAVVNSFCAMVGPRAYRAARSADETLEIIKAGEDTYDQRVVAALKEVVQSAVGEKLLDKRSQD
- a CDS encoding HlyD family type I secretion periplasmic adaptor subunit, with the translated sequence MSEVDAAIHRKGSSIAFVLTLVIGLLMVTFVVWAHFTVLDEVTRGMGSVIPSQKVQMIQNLEGGILQEISVQENQIVNKGDILIRIDNELAASQYRDAFTKAAEHEAAILRLNTEIEGKSKLVFPESFNEADPQVLNDQKAIFQARQDQLQAELNVLRSQHSQKQQEIKEMQSRKAQLEQGLGLAKQQRNIAKPLVDQGVYPRVDYLALEREISSLQGDIDALRLAIPRIQQAANEASRRIEQRRAEFKAIALDEMNSRRGELKSLQQIMSAGEDRVTRTDIRSPVRGTIKQINLNTIGGVVRPGESILEIVPLDDTLLIEARIRPADIAFLHPGQKAMIKITAYDFSIFGGLDGVLEAISADTIEDDDGESFYKVKLRTQKNAIAYRGEELPIMPGMTASIDILTGKKSVLAYLLKPILRAKQNALRER
- a CDS encoding type I secretion system permease/ATPase, whose amino-acid sequence is MPEEKKQPEIAQETVEKQNTPKETPRKPQPRRRSSDFVSPGLVDYEPPVLRCLSLVAGLLGRPVSTVALKAGMPQGRERPPLAVCIRAAEQAGLIVRTFHKPRIQDISSLIMPCILVLQNDQACILSALEEAHAEVIFPQGGGTSKRLSLEQLQPQYSGYVLLASPEGKLDQRASDLRLVDTREWFWGTIFKFFPIYKHVLLATVMVNILALASPLFIMNVYDRVVPNSAFDTLWALAIGVFIAYLFDFLLRNLRGYFADVAGKNADVIIASKLMQQMTAMRFDHKPESAGTLANNLREFESLREFFSSTTLMALVDMPFIFLFVGLISYIAGPLAYAPLVAVPVVVLVGYFLQLPFQRIIEKSFREGAQKNALLVEAITGLETIKTSMAEGQIQKRWEEVIGLNAKSTSRARALSNFSISFSQWSAQLVSVAIIIGGVYLISEGELTLGGLIACNILVGRAMAPLGAVAAMLTRLQQSRMALKSLDLLMKQPNERPLDNEFIQAKNLQPSMSFENVHFQYPNSQTPALDGVSLHIKPGEKVAVLGRTGSGKSTLGRLCMGLYEPQKGAVKLDGIDLRQLHVADLRSHIGYVSQDNYLFYGSIRDNIAFGAPYVDGPAILSAANLAGVTDFVKGHPAGFDWQVGERGMNLSGGQRQAVTIARALLLDPDILIFDEPTSAMDNNAELLLRQRMKESLADKTLLLFTHRTSLLELVERVVIMEAGKVVADGPKADVLKALKSGAIGAKKR